ggtcgggtaagtcctaggtataggggagactctgccggattttcggcacgacttaggacgtatttggtctttttcttggtttgtattgagtcaattgtattaaataattgtaatgaaattatcaggtgagccgggacagccttcttcctccgcccagccgcctcattgaccaccgtcaagtctgtgagtaaaatattaattttaattgtaatttcgatattattatatgttcaagcatgcccatgcatcacttgtatgcatatatctatgtagataaactctaggcacgatttatgttgcattcataactgtgaaagggcCATGTAtattattgtggtaatttggagcagtgtgggtgtgttggcgtgcgtgtgatgtggtgtggactatggataggacgggtagacacgacttgagatcttcgctgggacccggtccttcggggtaggcacggcttgagttcttcgctgggaccccgatttggttattaagtggaagtccgagctgagttcttcgctggcacaggttggatttaagagagctgtataggggatcaactcccatatattatgattgatattactgggtgtgtgagtgctccaaattacctttttgctgttatgatgtgaaattactgctgatgttgcatttcactctacagggtgcattagttttagatagttatagagattatggttaaaattgatattttactctctgagtcgaacgctcactcctgtttaatatttttccaggcaacaagaggatatttttgaggttaacctgcttttctccctcgcaggtcgtctattcatgtttgtgtaattctattaacttctagaattttcgcatgtgttagaagtatttatctgatttgggtctgtaatataaagtgCTAATTTGGGcctataaacttattattttatgcatgttgatggactggatgagggagctgagctcccatttattttatgttgttatgagtatgtggagggtgagctgagctccccaattgattatataatgtgtttacaggtcgggtgagtcaaaaactccccgttgaaaggtccattttattgccggactctgtccggttgatatattgaaattgggcccaaatgggcgttagagttgggttaaggaatagttaggcttactacgggcctcgggggctttaggctggcccaggtcctagtgccggtccggcccataggtcggGTCATGACAAGATAAATAAGGGACGCATATTAGATTAAGAAACAAATAGTCATTATCAAAAGGATAAATTagtctataaaaattttattaattaaattagttaTGAATTTAGTAAATGTAGCTGTGAAAATGGGGTtgtcaataatatatatatatggtaaggatttaaaaatagttaaataaCAATTGACACGTGTATTTATGGATGATTGATActtcaaattattaaaaaaatataaaatatttataatttataaattttaaaatatttaaaataataattttagctTATCTTCCTTTTTTTTAGAATGATCTTTATTAGAtatgtatttaaaataaaataaaataaaataaaattgaaatttatccttaaattaaaaaaataattgaaatatcaAATGCAAATTactttgatttaaaatttttaatctatCCAAATAGAGATTAAGAATGATGTTTATTTATCTTAATGAAGCCTTGAGaaattgaaaatgaaaagaattaaaattaaaaaataataaaaaaagaaaatgttagttaattttgtaaaattttttattCCAATAAATTGGCATTTAGTATGAAATAATCAGCACACCAAATATCACCTCATttagtaaaattatttaaaaaatcacCATGTGGCATGTAATTTAAACaaaattattaatcaaattattttaaaatttaaaattaaatactgtttatttttatatttgaaaaaTACATATCGAACCTTcgaatttgaaaattttctttataattCGTTGCATACCAATCATTAAAAATGATCATTATCTAAACAATAGTGTTAATAATACAAAATAATCTCTTATCTATTCtcaatataattttcaatttgtagatttataataatatgattaatttcgtgagctttgcaaattttaaagGTCTTTTCCTTAGTAACtgcaaatagataaaaatttcaattattaaatGATCCGAATAAGGATAACGGTGCAACTTTTCAATAATGTACGTTGTTAGTTTATTAttactttaaaaataaaatactgcaaaaaaaattacaatttacaaATGCTGAAAagcataaaaaaattcaattttagaaGAATGAAGTGAAGACTTAAATAATCGAGGAAAAAAATGaagatcataaattttaaaatgaatttgattttttatattttttaaaattattgtttaaatattaacattgtattttaaataataatttttgagttttctTAGAGGAATCTTTGAGCAtacttattataatttttattgtcaTATACATATATACGTGTGTACACAAATCATATATGGTCTTTCTTTTAATCTTAGTTTATAATGTAAACATATTATATAGTTATATTCTTATAAAAGAATATTTAGAGGGAAATAATTAATAATcatttgaaaaatgaaaatttaattttgatttaaatagatatataattatttagaatttaataaaaatttaaattgtatttactattttaaaaaaatatattttaaaaaatatataatataaaagtaaatattaaattatgttgttaaaataaaataaaaaataatccaCACAACACGTAGGTAAAACGactaatttttactaattttgctACTCTAAATTAATATTGATTATGAGGAAAGGGTAATTCTTATTCCTATAatttgaaagaaaaataaaatgaaaattaaatcgcATACTAGTTTTTCGTTTTTAACCTCATTAATAacagaggatttttttttttctttcttctcttttttctttcatATTAGCTCTTATCACCGTTAAGGAGGGGAAGTGCTTCCTATTCCATGACATTGACAATGACAAGGCATGATAGCTATTTATTATAGGTCCCATAAATAGTAAAGATATGAATGAAACATAAACAAATAATGTTGCTTGTGGATTTTTTTTGTGGGTATAGACTTACAAGATAAGGGAGAGAAGATTGGATGGGTTGCCTTGAGCAACCTTTCCAATGATTAAGTCAGTAATTGAACTAATTAGAATATAGAATTAACTAGATAGAACATCTTACTTAACTGTGAAATCTTGAGCCCCTTATATAACTGTTTGGATGAGAAAGTGTAATCATACATTGGAGTAGGACTCGAAATCCCTAATAAGGTCAGATATTTATCTTGAGCGGCCAATGTTTGTATTGGATTAGGATTCTATACATTCGGGTATTTTCGATGCTACTGCATTATTAGTTCCCCTCGAGTATAAATCTCTAGGTTTGGTGTTAGACTGTATGTAGGATAATAGAGCTCTAGTCTTTTGAGATTTTTGGGTGAACCATTATCTTAAATTTTTTGTTGTATACTATCACATGAAAGAGTAGCTTGTCAATACCTATTTGGGAGGATCTATACCTTGAATAGCTTGTTGATGCATATTTAGGCAAACATGTGCCATTATAGGCTTGTTGACGCCTTTTAGGGTAGACTTATGCCTTAGGCTCTTTTCAAGCGAATAGACACCTTGAGTTCTTTGCAGTTGTTGACTCTTTGGCAAGCACTATATCCTTTGGAGATTTTCTCATATACTTTGAAGGAATTCTTGAACAACAGTGATAAAATTTTTTGGCAGGGTTGTCACAAACCACAAACCATCCACTTCCTTAATTTCTTCACTTGTTTTGTATTTAGAATGTAAATAATATGAGAAAGAGGCACAACATTTTTTTTGTGCATTTCCATAGATGGCGCATGCTGTTCGCAAATTTTTTCTGCACGTATGAACCTATAAGATGGAGAAAAACAAATCAAGTGCCAAGGCAACCTCTCTAATACTTAAGTTAGTAATTAAAAAATGTGTGATCATACAATTAGAGTAGGATTTAGAGTCCTTCATGAGGTGCGATACTTATTTTGAGTGGATAATGTTTGTATTGGGTTATAATTCTATGTATTCGAGTATTTTGGATACTATCAtatcaaaaagaaagaaaaaaaaaaagtgaaatcgTGAAATTTTTTTGGCTTGCTTTAGTTTGCTTATgactttttttttattcaaattaattgtaaaaaaataataataataaacttatGGCTACAACACCTAAGTTATTATTATTTATTGGAACCTCTTTGTAGATCGGATCATCTCAAACCACAAACCATATCATATACTCTTGTTCAACAAACAAGAGTTCGCATAGAATATCtttcatgaatttttttttaaattatatataaataattcatATTGAATGACTTTGATATAAAGATAAATTTATTCCATTTATTATTTAGAGGTAAAGGATTTGAATTACGAAAAAAACTTCTTTGAAAAGTAGAAATAAGATTGTGAACATTAATTCTCTCTAAAGCTCACAAATGTAGGACATTTCATGCACTGACTCACCCTTTATACATAACTAAGTTATCAGTTATAAAAATTAGATGGCACTTGCTTTGGCATTAAATTACAATCTACTTAGGATCATTCTTTACCCACAATTATGTCTAACATATTACATTTTGAATATATGACATTATAAACTAaatctaatatttttaaaaaattgctaGCGAATATTTAATAAGTTTATTTATTTGATATAAAGAAAAGCACATTAAGCTACACGATAGGGGTAGCTTTCCCTTAAATACACACTCACATCATATAAATAAATAGTCTTGAATGCTCGCAAGATCCTCCCatttcaaatgaaaaaaaaaacattacaaCACAATAAAACAACTTTATTTTAGCACAACTTAATTCCCACATGAAAATGTGAGATTATTAATTCATAATTGCAGCTAAAAGCTTCAAAGTCAAGCATAGTTATCAGCCACCTCTTGGAGAATCTGAGCAATCTCATTAGTCTTTGTAAGTTGCAGCTTATGATCTCCACCTTCGACCTTGTAAATCTTGTGTGGTTTATAGTTTGCTATTTGCCAGAGTTGAAATTCAGGTAAAAATATTTTATCTTGGTCGGTCCACACATAAATTCTCTTAATCGACCCATAACCTTCCTTAGTGAAAAATGGTCGCTTAGCTAAAACATTTTGAAATAATGATCCTTTCCTTGTCAACATCTTGGCCAATTCATATTCCTTGAACAAATAATGTAATATATTTGTTGgtcatattaaaaataaaaaaaaaaggagatatAGAGAGAAAGTATCATCAATGGTTTTGAAGTAAAAGAAACAAACTCATTTGTTGTGATCCTTTTTCACTTCTTTCATTAGTGTGGATCTCGCCAAATCCAAAGAAATTCAAGATTCCTAATATATATGAAACCCAACACAATATAACtttatcaaaaaatattttaatcataAGCAATTTTATTAAACTTTTCTTTTAGCTTGATGGAgattatttaaaatttgaattattGACGTTCATTATAAAGTAAATACTAAACCAACTAAAATAAGTATATATCCTATACCCTAATGACATTAAGCGTATGTTCTGTAGGAAGGAAAGCTGGAAAAAAAATTGAtcaaaattataagtaaaatttttatgaaaatgaAAACTGTTGTtatatttacaaattttttatataaaaaatgatttatttagtttctacatacgttttaataaaaaaatgagagaaaaattatTAACCTTTTACTATTATGCACatattgaataaaaaattatattaaagaaCAACTATTGAAAGGAAAAAAGGCATAGagggaaaacaaaaaaaaattaacagtTTTTCCACTCTTTTTTGCCCAATTTAAGTGAAAAATAAAATGACTCAAAATAAgagaattgttttttttttcttcttttttactCACTACAAAACAGACCCTAaggattaattttattaattttttcacattatcacttaattttaatttttaactcaaTTTAAAATCTTTGTGTTTAAAATTTGGCCAAACTTATCATTACAATGCGGTCATAACGACctgttaattatatatatatatatatatatatatatatatatatatatatatatatatgttagcataattatagcaattagcataattatagcaattagcataattatagcaattagcataatcatagcaattagcataattacagtaattaatatgattataggagatttatagcataattatagcaattattattcttatctaaattagctcatattctcatgtataaatagatgtaatatctctgtaaataagaaaCAGAcaaagacacagacaaatacacaatccttttcttcattacttgtattctttcttctaacatggtatcagagccgtaaagcttttatttatagtttctggggtctctcttctctctctacaacatgttctggttcattcttttaTTTCTGTTATTATACCAAAGAGCCGTTTCCAAAtcctgatccaggtgattgtgatgtgctcaatattagtcCAACTACACCTGCCTCTGTTGAATCTGCACCAGGTGTTGATCCAGTACCTGTGCCTGCAtctgctcctagcactactcttcgtcgttctacccgtcCAGTTTAACTGCCTCTGTTGAatctgcaccagttgttgatccagtacctgcgcctgcatctgctcctagcactactcttcgtcgttctacccgtcCAGTTTAACTGCCTCTGTTGAatctgcaccagttgttgatccagtacctgcgcctgcatctgctcctagcactactcttcgtagtTCTACCCGTCCAGTTTACCTGTCTCTGTTGAatctgcaccagttgttgatccagtacctgcgcctgcatctgctcctagcactactcttcgtcgttctacctgtccagtttgattcctgtctcctctgtcagccaaaccgctgatatattcaccaaatgcatcctcccgctcgctttcaggatctcttaagcaaactcaagttggcacctgtgttaccaccttgagtttgagggggggtgttagcataattatagcaattagcataattatagcaattagcataattatagcaattagcataatcatagcaattagcataattacagtaattaatatgattataggagatttatagcataattatagcaattattattcttatctaaattagctcatattctcatgtataaatagatgtaatatctctgtaaataagaaaCAGATAAAGACACAGACAAATAtacaatccttttcttcattatttgtattctttcttctaacaatatatatatatatatatatatatatatatatatatatatatatatatatcttcttAAAATTATGAAAGTATAATTAAGGAAAGAATAAGTTAAACCTAAGTAAATAACTCAGACGATATACCTCAGGAGGGCATTTGGTGTATAAATTCTCCCTCAGAAGAGTGAAGCCCAGTTTCAATCCAGTTATCTCCTCGCCATTGTTAGTAAACGTAAAATACGTGGTGTCTCTCCAGTCGGGAAACACCTCCATAAGCTGAGTAATGACACGAGAGAGAATTATACAAAGTAATTAACAAATTAAAGAATGAAAACGAATAAAGATATAAAATCTCTTGGAGTTTCATTTACGAGATTAAACTTTGGattaaatggtttttttttttttttttggggacaAATACATACCTTATCCACGACATAGGATGGGCTGTGATCGGTGTCTGGCATTACTGAATTGTGGAAAACAGCAGCTGCAATCTTTTCACGGTATTTTTCAGCAGCAATAGCAATATTGAGTCCTCCACAGCTCTCGCCAACAAGAATCACCTTTTCCCCTTTAGGGAGTGACTCCATGAACGTCAACAAGGGTTCAGAATACTCATCAAATGAGCCAATCTCCTCAATTTGCCTTGGGTCAATGCCGCTGGCTGCAAGGTCCAGTGCAGTGACCTTGTGGCCAGCTGCCTCAAGGACGGGTTTGAGCTTGTGCCAAATCCATGCACCATGGCATATGGTATGAATAAGAACAAAATGCCCGACTGCCATTTTCTGATGATTTCTTACTCTTTACTATTGATAAGTGCTCTTCTCTGTGAGTGGTGCAGGTAGCGTTGCATGTGTTACTATTAATAGAAAAAGAGTTCTGAATGCTGATACATGTTCGCTACTCCACATGTGCCAGATGCTTTTCTTTTTTGAAtattatttatgtaaaataaataaaattattatataaaaaataaatttaagatataaatttattaatttcatttattttatgtgtGAATAAA
This sequence is a window from Hevea brasiliensis isolate MT/VB/25A 57/8 chromosome 10, ASM3005281v1, whole genome shotgun sequence. Protein-coding genes within it:
- the LOC131183769 gene encoding (S)-hydroxynitrile lyase-like; the encoded protein is MAVGHFVLIHTICHGAWIWHKLKPVLEAAGHKVTALDLAASGIDPRQIEEIGSFDEYSEPLLTFMESLPKGEKVILVGESCGGLNIAIAAEKYREKIAAAVFHNSVMPDTDHSPSYVVDKLMEVFPDWRDTTYFTFTNNGEEITGLKLGFTLLRENLYTKCPPEEYELAKMLTRKGSLFQNVLAKRPFFTKEGYGSIKRIYVWTDQDKIFLPEFQLWQIANYKPHKIYKVEGGDHKLQLTKTNEIAQILQEVADNYA